Below is a genomic region from Eupeodes corollae chromosome 1, idEupCoro1.1, whole genome shotgun sequence.
ATCTGCGCGCGCCACCCGATTCGCGTCCTACGCAGTGTCTCaaaattggattcaaagaccttcgttgttgaagcgttgatgtccattcatgACATGACCCTGCCATCTAAGTCTTCGGATTTGAatccttctggctaagcctACGTTTAGCTAAACTTCAatctgaaatattattttccgaATCCAAAATGGGCATAGATTTGAAGaaattatttctaaattttaattgataacaTACACATAAGCATTCGTGAAACTTCTGTTAATTACAAATTCATATTTAGGAGTGAAATCTTTTTAACttacattaattttaagaaataacctTTAACTGGATAAAATACTAGAAAGAATTCGTGACATTTATCGATAATCAAGTCatgatttaatttgaaaaatcgcgATTTTTATCGCTAACCCGAGGTATTCAGTTAGTTGCAAAGCAACACGTTCACCTACTCTCTGCCATGTTCATATTCGAAATCAGGAATTCAAGAGCTTTTGAATGCGACCAATTTCAAGTGGTTTCTAAAAAGTCCAAAAACGTCAAAATATAATCATTTTTAGCGACATCAGCCTGGAAAATTCGGCCACCTAGACTTCTGTCATGTACATATTTGCAATCAGAGAGTGGAGGACTTCTGGTTtaagattaattaaaattttgatgcCAAGGTTTAAAGACAATTTTAGAATGGCTagatttgttttgtgttttattatctGCGTTATGTCATATCTCGTTGTTTATAACACGAATCTAGTGGATCTTATAAGGCTATCGAGTTCCAAAATAgagttcagttcagttcagaAGTATTGTATGCTTCTTTGCTTCTTATGCAtaattttaaatagatattCGAAGAGAGTAACATTGCTTTTGATTgatttcagtaaatttttgtgaaataaaataaatcacgtAACGATATTTAAACGTGgtataaacaataacaataaaaatttgtatgacatCAAGATGTTGTAAGGTTTATAATCTCTTTTAAGTTCAATAAAATGGTTActttaattgtttgttaaattaGAATCAAAGATGCGAAATAGTCAATTagatattgtattttattttcttaccaACATTAATTCAAATATCATATATTCTTACATTTCAGGTCTCATTTCGGATTCATTTCATATGTTCTTCGATTGCACAGGTCTACTAGCTGGTCTAGCTGCATCTGTCATAACCAAGTGGAAAGCTAACGATAAATTCTCTTATGGCTACGTGAGAGCAGAAGTACTAGCTGGGTTTGTGAATAGCCTTTTTCTTCTGTTTATTGCGTTCTTCATTTTATCAGAAGGTGTGGAGCGTCTGATTGAGCCACCAGAAGTGAAACACGAGCGCCTATTTGTTGTTTCTGTACTTGGTCTTTTGGTAAATCTAGTAGGCATATATGCATTCCAACATGGCCACTCACACGGCGGTGGTGGGCATGGTCATTCGCATGGCGGTGGAGGTCATGGACATTCACACAGTTCTCCCAGTAATCACTTAGACCATGGCGAAATGCTTAGTATAACAGTTGAAGACCCTCAAAGTCACGGCCATGGTCATAGTCATAATCATGGCGGTCACGGACATAGCCACAACGGCAGTAGTGGCATTGCAGTAAGCGAAATTGGCGGAAACAATTCTCAAATTATGCGAGGAGTTTTCCTGCACATATTAGCCGATACTTTGGGATCAGTTGGAGTTATTATTTCTGCAGTTCTAATGCAAATGTTTGGATGGATGATTGCAGATCCTATTTGTTCGATATTCATTGCTCTTTTGATTGCAATGAGTGTTTTGAGTCTTATTAAAGAATCGATTATGATTCTCATGCAACGACAACCCCAAGAACTTGATGGAGTCTTACGCCAATGCTATCAAAAAGTAGAAGCACTTGGTGGAGTTCAATCAGTGCAGGAGCCACACTTCTGGACATTATGCTCGAATGTATTTGTTGGTGCGATAAAGCTAGAGGTTAAGAAAGACTGTGTTCCAAAATATGTATTGACGCATGCGCGAATGATATTCGAGTCTGTTGGAGTGAAGCAAATTTACATTCAATTAGATTATGTAGATGTGTGATGATAGTGAAGTTAGGATtacaatataattaattaatgattgtttataatattaaaaaaaaaaaaacaaaaatacaaatcgaaAAACAGCAAACGAATTTCTgttgcaatatttttatactatttttttttttgtatgtacaaatGCCTAcagtttcttttaaacaaacgaaatatttgataaaattggttcaagattatttttattaatttattaatcatTCCAGTAAAATTTAGAcggaaatatttgtaaaataaaacaaaataaattttaccgaAATTCTGCGCAATccgaataaaaaacaatttctttgttataagctattttttgttttgtaaggaaataatttgatgttaaatacaaaataataaaaatagaagatgaGCTATATTAAGAAATTATGTCGCAGCGGTCGTGAAGAACCAGGAAATCTGAGTTGTATGGTTTAAGCTATAGGTTGGACATTGACCAaactattaaataatattacattATATACAAATACGTTATTTTAAATGCGTGCTAGTACTCTCCTTAAAACTCCTCAAAAgtgtatcaaaatttaaaacaaactttgacCGCTTTAACTTGCATTGTTCTTCACAATCATCAATAACAATGTAggtatttagaaataaataagttttaatatttattaacagaacgataaaattgtaaatataaaaattcaaaacgttcgtaaaactatttgttttttacttaaaattatttaagtttcaatgtacttacatatatgtatgtctaACTTTGTCTAAAAGAAtgaaattattacaatttaaaattttaattttttgtacaaaaataaaatgtttaatttaaaccCAGGGAAAGTTAAAAAAGGGTCAATCTGCAGATAAAAGCccgtttacaaaaaaaaaatactttttaagtgGCGATAACTCGTAAATAGACCCAGAacgaaaaactttttattggaatttatcAGCTAGATTTCAGAAATCGAGTgaaatcgaaaatttgaaaaacgaggacatttgtttttaatattttagtcCATAAGAGATATTGAGCAGGTTCAAAAAACACAatggacttgaaagttagtcaagtttctagtatctgattggccagcggccaaaaaattaccttccaattaaggcaactttaatggaatgttagccaagaaaaatctcccttaggttatagtggctgtccaagatggaaacggacacacttagcccagtttaatggcccattgtgataccacatgaatcttgaggtttcctcctaagctcaatggaaccagcttgagtcccttacgaaacgtaagaggctgattataccgatatgatttagatcattTTGATCGTTacagaagaattctcctaggtaattcttgcgttttcgaactagagcagggcatgtgcagagaagatgaagaaccgtttcttcctctacctcgtccatacagcttctgcaaaagtcatttgagaataataaacaaaaaatctccTTTACTATTCagtcaattttatttctatcaaaatgacagttggtcatgttttttcattcaatttaaagCTAAACTTTATTAATCTATGatttacatatttacatattttctgcataacttcatttaatgttttatgtaaaaggggtaattgtcaatttggaaaagaaataactaatatttgtttacaatacTAGTGATGGGCTTACAACTAGCATGAGGAGTGCTTTTTAgacaataatgattttggtagtttttgcactatgaacttatattttaagtttttgaagtaaagttCGAAATTAATGACACTTGACAAACTAGCTAGCTGCCCTGGTCAGTTcgttacgttcaaagaatgaagttgactgcaaatgaagtccctcattttgtctgaacctgcccattattaTCCTCAATACTTGACAACAAGAAATgataacttcaaaaaattatacttcTCAATTGAACTAaggaataaaaataacatttttaaagaagaaaatagcTTTTAAACATTGCCTtcacttattttcaaaagaaattgttGTCATTTAGTTTCTTCTTTTATAATGCCACGATACCTTTTAGGTAATAGGTTCGacaataaaatcttttttatggaAAATGATACGTTCTTAAAAGCTTGTATGGATTACTTTTCAATAGTTTTTACAAGCTAACATCACAAGGAAGAATTGTAAAACATTAACTTatttagttttatgaatttatgttttttgttgttgttgttaattgcTCCTTATGCCTTTTCATCACGGTAAGTGTCCTTCGACGAAATGGATAGCACCTGGTTTATTTTCTACATTATCTAAAATGATCTATGATCTTCCAGGTATTGATTTAAAGATTTTagtacttcaaaaaaaaaacttttcctaCCTGAAGGTAAACATGGACTGATTTTCTTGTATTCACATAAAAATACATGTCTGTATATACCCAAGTATTTTGTGATCACTTCATTTTGTATTGTAACCTTACTAAGTGAATGTTAATTAGTTCTTGATTACACTGGTcgttaaaattacttttttttcagttgcaCAAAAGACCCAATACTTTTCTAAAGGAGTAAGGTGTCGAATCTTACCTTCAAAtatttctatcacatcaggtttttaaaatatgttgaatACAACCAAAAACGGATTCTTAAGGCTAAGATAAAATTCAGCAATTTATTACATTGTGTTTTTGCAAAGTCAAAATGTTTGTCTtctagatatatgtatgtagttgaaattattttagtaCCTTATTTAGTTTTGTGTAATTCTTATAAGCTGTGAGtctttagtacccgtggcaggatggttagtgcgttggactgtcatgcgaaaggTCTTGGGCTCGATCCCTTCCtttgccacctaacttttttcacgggtactgcctcttgcgaggaattaaggcacagtgtgagcactagtaAATGGAGAGAGGGATTGAAAGGAggtggttttgaattcctgaatattgcaatggctgggaaagaaaatgtgtgttaaggaattccacattcgtgtagtacggctagaggacgaatctctgtacttgacggtACGACCGAACTTGGGCTCgggggtatactgatgagcattcctagaagcgcgaacggttgaactgtttaagggaggaatgcagctggctatttccctagagcataaaccgttaaaataatggtaaaaaagggtgagacaggaaactttacgacgatattcgagcgacgtaaatgattctatgatgGTAACAATACTTTGGTTGCTTGGctatttaatatcttttttaatcTAAAGAAATAGCGGTTAACAAGTGTAATTTGattgtttgattttagcgctggcgTTTTTTCTGCATTGGTATCCTTATTATATatgatggtgatgttttgaccgagacgtcgcgTCGGTGTTATGGTCATTGATGAGAGCGTAAACTTTGTTTTGGCCTCATTAACCGCTGAATCTATTTTTGCCGactctgtctcaat
It encodes:
- the LOC129940490 gene encoding zinc transporter 7, producing the protein MYLPLSKKDSRSFTYRIKEKLNSWKRLIFSDRNSRNLFLFLLLNLSFAFVELFYGILTNSLGLISDSFHMFFDCTGLLAGLAASVITKWKANDKFSYGYVRAEVLAGFVNSLFLLFIAFFILSEGVERLIEPPEVKHERLFVVSVLGLLVNLVGIYAFQHGHSHGGGGHGHSHGGGGHGHSHSSPSNHLDHGEMLSITVEDPQSHGHGHSHNHGGHGHSHNGSSGIAVSEIGGNNSQIMRGVFLHILADTLGSVGVIISAVLMQMFGWMIADPICSIFIALLIAMSVLSLIKESIMILMQRQPQELDGVLRQCYQKVEALGGVQSVQEPHFWTLCSNVFVGAIKLEVKKDCVPKYVLTHARMIFESVGVKQIYIQLDYVDV